Proteins encoded in a region of the Quercus lobata isolate SW786 chromosome 8, ValleyOak3.0 Primary Assembly, whole genome shotgun sequence genome:
- the LOC115957926 gene encoding 30S ribosomal protein S31, chloroplastic, protein MASLLLRLKALPIPTLAPDISSNLSFSQSETLSLPKPISPNSVSLSVASPTLPLIIHCGRGDRKTAKGKRFAHSFGNARPRGKKKGRGPPKPPMPPSEPKKDRFDND, encoded by the exons aTGGCGTCGCTGCTACTGAGACTGAAAGCTCTTCCAATTCCAACTCTGGCACCCGATATCTCCTCCAATTTATCGTTTTCTCAATCcgaaactctctctcttccaaaaccCATATCTCCAAATTCTGTTTCACTCTCTGTGGCCTCTCCAACACTACCATTAATAA TTCACTGTGGCAGAGGTGACAGAAAGACCGCCAAAGGCAAGCGTTTTGCTCACTCCTTTGGAAAT GCAAGGCCTAGGGGCAAGAAGAAGGGGAGAGGTCCACCGAAGCCACCTATGCCTCCGTCGGAGCCTAAGAAAGATCGCTTTGATAATGATTAG
- the LOC115958614 gene encoding anthranilate synthase alpha subunit 1, chloroplastic, with protein sequence MHSEMTMQTLGALSFPSSHWRSPFPVTGLPTTRTSTSLSFFRTVKCCALTSSPLVDNEIKFVEAAKRSNLVPLYQCIFSDQLTPVLAYRCLVKEDDREAPSFLFESVEPHPIVSSVGRYSVVGAQPTMEIVAKEHKVMIMDHEEGRLTEEFVEDPMVIPRRISEDWKPQLIDELPGTFCGGWVGYFSYDTVRYVEKKKLPFSSAPKDDRNLADIHLGLYDDVIVFDHVEKKAYVIHWVRLDRYTSVEKAYNDGVKRLEVLLSKVQDIDPPRLSPGSVKLHTHHFGPALKKSTMTSEEYKNAVLQAKEHILSGDIFQVVLSQCFERRTFADPFEVYRALRVVNPSPYMTYLQARGCILVASSPEILTRVKKNKIVNRPLAGTVRRGKTKKEDHMLEDQLLSDEKQCAEHVMLVDLGRNDVGKVSKSGSVKVEKLMNVERYSHVMHISSTVTGELQDHLTCWDALSAALPVGTVSGAPKVRAMEIIDELEVTRRGPYGGGFGSISFSGDMDIALALRTMVFSTATRYDTMYSYRDATTRQEWVANLQTGAGIVADSSPEDEQQECQYKAAGLARAIDLAESAFVNTS encoded by the exons ATGCATTCCGAGATGACAATGCAAACCCTAGGCGCCCTTTCCTTCCCGTCCAGCCACTGGCGTTCCCCGTTCCCGGTCACCGGCCTCCCCACCACTAGAACCTCAACCTCACTCTCATTCTTCCGTACAGTGAAATGCTGCGCTCTCACAAGCTCCCCTTtag TTGACAATGAGATAAAATTTGTGGAAGCGGCTAAAAGATCGAATCTAGTGCCACTTTATCAATGCATATTCTCCGATCAGCTTACTCCGGTTCTAGCTTATCGGTGCTTGGTTAAAGAAGATGATCGGGAGGCTCCGAGCTTTCTTTTCGAGTCCGTGGAGCCTCATCCTATTGTTTCGAGTGTt GGGCGTTATAGTGTAGTTGGAGCTCAACCAACAATGGAAATCGTTgcaaaagaacataaggtgatgATAATGGACCACGAGGAAGGTCGCTTGACTGAAGAATTTGTTGAAGATCCAATGGTGATTCCAAGAAGAATCTCGGAGGATTGGAAGCCTCAACTTATTGACGAACTCCCGGGCACATTTTGTG GTGGCTGGGTAGGATATTTCTCTTACGATACAGTTCGGTATGTTGAGAAGAAAAAGCTTCCATTCTCTAGCGCTCCAAAGGATGATAGAAATCTTGCTGACATACATCTTGGCCTCTATGATGATGTGATTGTTTTTGATCATGTGGAGAAG AAAGCATATGTGATTCACTGGGTGAGGCTAGATCGGTATACCTCTGTCGAGAAGGCTTATAATGATGGGGTGAAACGCTTGGAAGTATTACTATCCAAAGTACAGGATATTGACCC CCCAAGGCTTTCTCCAGGGTCTGTGAAATTACACACTCACCATTTTGGTCCTGCTTTAAAGAAGTCAACCATGACAAGCGAAGAATACAAGAATGCCGTACTACAGGCCAAAGAACATATTTTGTCAGGAGATATCTTCCAGGTTGTATTAAGTCAATGTTTTGAACGGAGAACATTTGCAGACCCATTTGAAGTTTATAGGGCTTTGAGAGTTGTGAATCCAAGTCCGTATATGACTTACTTGCAG GCTAGAGGGTGTATTCTGGTTGCTTCAAGTCCAGAAATTCTTACGCGTGTAAAGAAG AATAAGATTGTCAATCGGCCATTGGCTGGAACTGTGAGAAGGGGaaagacaaagaaagaagatCATATGTTGGAAGATCAGCTGCTAAGTGATGAAAAGCAATGTGCAGAACACGTCATGCTTGTTGATCTGGGTCGAAATGATGTTGGAAAG GTCTCAAAATCTGGTTCTGTGAAGGTGGAAAAGCTCATGAATGTTGAACGGTATTCCCATGTGATGCACATAAGCTCCACG GTTACGGGAGAGTTGCAAGATCATCTCACTTGCTGGGATGCCCTTAGTGCTGCATTGCCTGTTGGAACTGTTAGTGGAGCTCCCAAG GTCAGGGCCATGGAGATAATTGACGAGCTGGAAGTGACAAGACGCGGACCATACGGTGGAGGCTTTGGAAGCATTTCTTTTTCCGGTGACATGGACATTGCTCTAGCTCTAAGGACAATGGTATTCTCCACGGCAACCCGATATGACACAATGTACTCTTATAGGGATGCAACCACACGCCAGGAATGGGTTGCTAACCTTCAAACTGGTGCTGGTATAGTGGCTGACAGTAGTCCCGAAGACGAACAACAGGAATGTCAGTACAAAGCTGCTGGTCTTGCCCGTGCCATTGACTTGGCGGAATCAGCATTTGTTAATACTAGCTGA
- the LOC115957211 gene encoding uncharacterized protein LOC115957211, with the protein MVEGMGFRDLAHFNDALLAKQAWRLIHNKDSLLYKVFKAKFFPHGSLIDAKESSSGSYAWKSILRGRDVVLEGACWRVGNGKSIKIRQHYWLPRKHPTMVASPMVESMEEATVDCLIDEGTRTWNADMVDGMFAPEEAEEFKNIPLARVATEDSLFWPLAQDGKFNCKLGYRFLKEAEDGSHKEARPDHEKGLWKKIWALACPNKVKNLVWRACRNSFPSKSNLLRRTIIKDQTCDCCRGEAEDMIHAVWTCKNLDCVWDKDTAWSFRNQTSFSSFSELMAWVFEHQRKPALFAFTVWSIWTQSNQMRSQQPCCSLNLLSQFAVERYSEYQAILPPSSPSRPRMRTRWKPPPLDVFKINFDGAVFAMKIVQGWELLSVTEKAWCLQP; encoded by the coding sequence ATGGTAGAAGGAATGGGATTTCGTGACTTGGCTCATTTTAATGATGCTCTCCTAGCTAAGCAAGCGTGGCGTCTTATCCACAATAAGGACTCTCTCCTTTACAAGGTGTTTAAGGCGAAGTTTTTTCCTCATGGCTCTCTAATTGATGCAAAAGAATCCTCTTCCGGATCGTATGCTTGGAAAAGCATCTTGAGGGGTCGTGATGTGGTCCTAGAAGGAGCTTGTTGGAGGGTAGGCAATGGGAAATCTATCAAAATCCGGCAACATTATTGGCTGCCACGAAAACACCCAACTATGGTAGCATCTCCGATGGTGGAATCTATGGAGGAAGCTACTGTGGATTGTTTGATAGATGAAGGGACACGCACATGGAATGCTGATATGGTGGATGGAATGTTTGCAccagaagaagcagaagaattTAAGAACATTCCATTGGCTCGGGTAGCTACTGAAGACTCACTGTTTTGGCCACTAGCACAGGACGGTAAGTTCAATTGCAAGCTGGGGTACCGATTCTTAAAGGAAGCAGAGGATGGTTCTCACAAGGAGGCTCGGCCTGATCATGAAAAAGGCCTATGGAAGAAAATCTGGGCTCTGGCATGTCCGAATAAGGTGAAGAATCTAGTTTGGAGAGCTTGCCGTAACTCCTTTCCATCAAAGAGTAATCTTCTGCGTAGAACTATTATCAAGGATCAGACCTGTGACTGTTGTCGAGGTGAAGCGGAAGACATGATTCATGCAGTATGGACTTGTAAAAACCTGGATTGTGTGTGGGATAAGGATACCGCATGGAGTTTTCGGAACCAGACTTCTTTTTCCAGCTTCAGTGAATTGATGGCTTGGGTATTTGAGCATCAACGGAAGCCAGCTCTCTTTGCTTTCACGGTGTGGTCCATCTGGACTCAAAGTAACCAGATGCGCTCTCAACAACCATGTTGCTCCCTAAACCTTCTTTCTCAATTTGCAGTTGAGAGATATTCAGAATACCAAGCTATCTTACCGCCATCTTCACCTAGTAGACCACGCATGAGGACACGTTGGAAGCCACCTCCATTGGACgtcttcaaaattaattttgatggagcCGTTTTTGCGATGAAAATTGTTCAGGGGTGGGAGTTATTATCCGTAACAGAGAAGGCTTGGTGCTTGCAGCCATGA